GCTCGGACTGGACTGGACCTACGGACGCCGCCAGGTCGGCGCCGCGGGGTTCGCCTCGGCGCTGGCGAGCCTGGGGGAGCAGTGGCGAGGACTCTCGCTGACGATGCCCCTGAAGCCAGTCGCGTTCGCCGCGTCGATGACGAAGGATGCCGCGGCCGAGGCGACCGGCGCCGTGAACACGCTGCTGCTGACCGAGGACGGGCCTCACGGGTTCAACACCGACGTCGGCGGCATCGTCGACGTGCTGCGCGACGGCGGAGTGCACGCGATCTCCCGCGCGCGCATCCTGGGCGCGGGGGCGACGGCGACCTCGGCCCTGGTGGCGCTGGCCGACCTCGGCGCCCGTGAGGTCGGCGTGCTCGCGCGGCGCCGCGAGGCCGTCCTCCCACTCACCGAGCTCGGCCGGACGCTCGGCGTGTCCGTGCGCCAGGAGCAGTTCGCCGGAACCCGGTACGACGCGGTGGATGCGACGATCTGCACCCTCCCCGCTGACGCCGACACCCTCGCCGGCACCGCCGACGCTCTGGCGGTGGACGGCGGCGTGCTGCTGGACGTGGTCTACGGGCACGGGGCCACGTTGATCGGCGCGGCCTGGGAACGGGTCGCCGGCCCGTCGGTGCCGGGAGTCGGGATGCTGCTGCACCAGGCCGTCCGTCAGATCCGCGTCTTCGTGGCAGGCGACCCCGACCAGGCGCTGCCGGATGAGGAAGCGGTGGTCGCCGCGATGCGCCGAACCGTCATGGGAGACTAGGGGAATGCTCCGCGTGCTCACGGCCGGCGAATCGCACGGCCCCGAACTCGTCGCCATCATGGAGGGCCTGCCCTCCGGCGTCCCCATCTCCCTCGGCGGCATCCGTGCCGACCTCGCCCGCCGCAAGCTCGGCTACGGGCGCGGATCACGGATGAAGTTCGAGGAGGACGACCTCGCGATCTCGGGCGGTGTGCGCCACGGTCTGTCGATGGGCAGCCCCATCGCCCTGCGCATCGGCAACACCGAGTGGCCCAAATGGGTCGAGGTGATGAGCCCCGAGCCCGTCGAACTCACCGAGAAGTCCCGCGGCCGCGGTGCCGCGCTCACCCGTCCGCGCCCCGGGCACGCCGACCTGGTCGGCATGCAGAAGTACGCGTTCGACGAGTCGCGCCCGATTCTGGAGCGCGCCAGCGCGCGCGAGACCGCCGCCCGCGTCGCGCTCGGCGCCCTCGCGCGCGCGTTCCTCGGTGAACTCGGCATCCGTCTGGTCAGCCACACGCTCTCGATCGGGCCGGTCCGCGTTCCGGACGGAGCCGCACTGCCGACCCCCGATGACGTCGACGCGCTGGATGCGGATCCGCTGCGCTGCTTCGATGCGGCCACCTCGGCGCGCATGGTCGACGAGGTGGATGCAGCACGCCGGGACGGCGACACCCTCGGCGGCATCGTCGAGGTCCTGGCGTACGGCCTGCCGCCTGGGCTCGGCTCGCACGTGCACTGGGACCGGCGTCTGGACGGACAGCTGGCGCAGGCGCTGATGAGCATCCAGGCCATCAAGGGCGTCGAGGTCGGCGACGGCTTCGAGACCACCCGGCGCCGCGGTTCCGCGGCGCACGACGAGCTGTTCGCCACCGACGACGGCATCACGCGCGGCAGCGACCGTGCAGGCGGAACCGAGGGCGGCATGTCCACGGGGACCGCCCTTCGCGTGCGGGCGGGTATGAAGCCGATCGCCACCGTCCCGCATTCGCTGCGCACCGTCGACGTCGCCACCGGCGACACCGCATCGGCGCACCACCAGCGCTCCGACGTGTGCGCCGTCCCCGCAGCCGGGGTCGTCGCCGAGGCGATGGTGGCGATCGTCCTGGCGAACTCGATGCTGGAGAAGTTCGGCGGCGACAGCATCGGCGAGACGCGCCGCAACCTCACGTCCTACCT
This portion of the Microbacterium pygmaeum genome encodes:
- the aroC gene encoding chorismate synthase; amino-acid sequence: MLRVLTAGESHGPELVAIMEGLPSGVPISLGGIRADLARRKLGYGRGSRMKFEEDDLAISGGVRHGLSMGSPIALRIGNTEWPKWVEVMSPEPVELTEKSRGRGAALTRPRPGHADLVGMQKYAFDESRPILERASARETAARVALGALARAFLGELGIRLVSHTLSIGPVRVPDGAALPTPDDVDALDADPLRCFDAATSARMVDEVDAARRDGDTLGGIVEVLAYGLPPGLGSHVHWDRRLDGQLAQALMSIQAIKGVEVGDGFETTRRRGSAAHDELFATDDGITRGSDRAGGTEGGMSTGTALRVRAGMKPIATVPHSLRTVDVATGDTASAHHQRSDVCAVPAAGVVAEAMVAIVLANSMLEKFGGDSIGETRRNLTSYLEQIPDTLRTAPASEAALLSHDLA
- a CDS encoding shikimate dehydrogenase family protein, with product MLISPGTRLEVWGDPIAHSRSPQLHAAAYGVLGLDWTYGRRQVGAAGFASALASLGEQWRGLSLTMPLKPVAFAASMTKDAAAEATGAVNTLLLTEDGPHGFNTDVGGIVDVLRDGGVHAISRARILGAGATATSALVALADLGAREVGVLARRREAVLPLTELGRTLGVSVRQEQFAGTRYDAVDATICTLPADADTLAGTADALAVDGGVLLDVVYGHGATLIGAAWERVAGPSVPGVGMLLHQAVRQIRVFVAGDPDQALPDEEAVVAAMRRTVMGD